GCGCGAGAATAGTGTGGAAGACACCACCATCGGCTGGCGCTTCGTCAATAGACTGATGAAGAGCCAATACGGCGTCGACAGTATGCCTGAAACGGCCGAAAACGTGGCTGAAGTCTTCGGCATCAACCGCGCCGACCAAGATGCTTTCGCCCTACATTCCCAGCAAAAGGCGAGCGTTGCTATGGCGAACGGTCGTTTGGCCCGTGAAATTGTCCCGGTAGAGATTCCTCAGCGAAAGGGGGAGCCAAAGATCGTCGTACAGGATGAACACCCTCGCGCGAGTACGACTTTGGAAGCGCTCGCCCAACTGAAAACTTTCGTAAAAGCGGATGGCACGGTAACCGCAGGGAATTCTTCAGGCGTGAACGATGGTGCCGCAGCATTGATCCTTGCCACCAGCGACGTCGCAAAAAAATTTGGCCTCACGCCGGTCGCAAGGGTCTTGGGCGGCGCAACCGCCGGCGTTGCACCGCGCATCATGGGTTTCGGGCCGGCACCGGCGTCGAAAAAGCTGATGGCGCGACTTGGACTGAAACAAGAAGACTTCTCGGTGATCGAACTTAACGAAGCCTTTGCTTCGCAGGGTCTGGCCACACTACGGCACCTGGGGATCGCGGATGATGATGCCCGCGTGAACCCAAACGGCGGCGCTATTGCTCTCGGCCATCCGCTTGGCATGTCGGGTGCCCGCATCACCGGCTCAGCGATGCTGGACCTCAAACCTGGAGAAAAGTCGTTGTCGACCATGTGTATTGGCGTGGGACAGGGAATTGCAATCGCACTCGAAGCTGTCTGAGGTGCCGTGACAGCCTAAAAATTACCATAATCATGATTACGCGATTATTGGTCGACCCCAAATTTTCCGTGTAGAATTCGCCCTCTACCACCTCCCTGTGGGCGATACCCTGGCGGTACCGGAACCTCTCTCCGGTGCCGCCCTTTCCTGAAAGAACGATTGAACGGCCCATAATGTTTGCGAGACGGTGTCACTTAGCACTTAAAGCTGATAATGCGCTCTCCCTGATTTCAATAGCTTAACTTTGCACTTAAATATGAGAATTGGCACTTAAATTGATGATGGAGACTGGACTTTAGCACTTAATTCAATAATCGTGGCTCCGATTTTGTCGGGTTTTCACTGTGACCGAACCACTTCCAGACGAGGTAGACGACGCCCTGTGGGCAGAAGCGTGCCGCCGTGCGGCCGCGATACGCAGGTTCCTGGAGACCGCTTCCGGTCAGTCAACCGTGAACGCTATTGCCGATCTTGCTTCCGAACTGCAGGTCAGCCAAGCGACGACCTACCGTCTGCTAAGACGCTTTCGGGCGGACGGAACCGTGATGTCGCTCGTTGAGACCAAGCGCGGACGCCCGGCGGGCCATCGCGCTTTGGATGCTCGACGCGAGGAGATCATCGAGAAGGCAATCCGCAAATACTATCTGAAACCAACCCGGCCGACGGTCTCGCAGTTGGTGCGGGACATTGAAACGGATTGCGATGCGGAAGGATTGAAACCGCCGCATCGTCGAACAATCGAGCGGCGTCTGGGCGACCTGGACCTGCGCCACCGGGCGCAGCGCCGGGGCGAAACGCGGACCGTAAAAGCAACGACGCCAGTCCCGGGAACACTGAGCACCACTCGACCCCTCGAGATTGTTCAGATCGATCACACGAAAGCCGATATCTTTGTCGTCGATGAGGAAACCCGGGAACCGATCGGACGACCTTGGCTGACCCTGGCCATGGATGTCTTCAGCCGAATGGTGACAGGGTTCTACCTGACCATGGATGCGCCATCCCGGCTTTCGACGAGCCTCTGCTTGCTGCATTCGGTCTATGACAAGACGGCCTGGCTCAAAGCGCGCGAAATCGAAGAGCCCTGGCCGGTGGCCGGCCTTCCCGACCGAGTTCATGTGGACAACGGCGCGGATTTCCGGAGTCGCGCCTTCAAACGTGGCTGCGAGAATGCGGGCATCGCGATCGACTGGCGACCGCCGGGGACACCGCGCTTCGGCGGGCATATCGAGCGGCTGATCGGCACCCAGATGGGACGGCTGCACCTTTTGCCCGGTACGACCTTCAGCAACGCTCAGGACCTCGCGGAGTATGATTCAAAGAAACATGCGGCGCTGACCTTGCGGGAGTTGGAGCGCTATATCGCCCTCGACATTGTCGGGTCCTATCATCAGTCCATCCACAGTTCGCTGAGCCGCCCTCCCCTTGCGGTCTGGCGGGACCACGAAGGTGAGATCCCGCTGCGGCTGCCGGAAGATCGACTGCAGTTCTGGGTCTCTTTCCTGCCGGAACAGGAGCGGACCTTGCGTCCGACCGGCATTCACCTGTTCGATCTGCGCTACTGGTCAGCCGCACTCAGCGCCGATGTCGGCCGGACAGAGCGGCGGCTTCTCGTGAAGTATGATCCGCGTGACATGTCGCGCGTGTTCGTGCGGCGGCCCTCGGGCAACTTCGTCGAAG
This sequence is a window from Sulfitobacter alexandrii. Protein-coding genes within it:
- a CDS encoding Mu transposase C-terminal domain-containing protein, with the protein product MTEPLPDEVDDALWAEACRRAAAIRRFLETASGQSTVNAIADLASELQVSQATTYRLLRRFRADGTVMSLVETKRGRPAGHRALDARREEIIEKAIRKYYLKPTRPTVSQLVRDIETDCDAEGLKPPHRRTIERRLGDLDLRHRAQRRGETRTVKATTPVPGTLSTTRPLEIVQIDHTKADIFVVDEETREPIGRPWLTLAMDVFSRMVTGFYLTMDAPSRLSTSLCLLHSVYDKTAWLKAREIEEPWPVAGLPDRVHVDNGADFRSRAFKRGCENAGIAIDWRPPGTPRFGGHIERLIGTQMGRLHLLPGTTFSNAQDLAEYDSKKHAALTLRELERYIALDIVGSYHQSIHSSLSRPPLAVWRDHEGEIPLRLPEDRLQFWVSFLPEQERTLRPTGIHLFDLRYWSAALSADVGRTERRLLVKYDPRDMSRVFVRRPSGNFVEARYADLTLAPISLHEALTARRTLREKGRREVDSRAVVRTALEQRKLVDKAVKKTAAARRGKAQPRRADDLRDTGTLRGVDSSKPVPFVEDIE
- the pcaF gene encoding 3-oxoadipyl-CoA thiolase, whose translation is MTNVYICDYIRTPIGRYGGALSSVRADDLGAIPLRALASRNPKLDLAAIDEVIFGCANQAGEDNRNVARMSLLLAGFPDCVPGTTMNRLCGSGMDAVITAARAIKAGEADLIVAGGVESMSRAPFVMPKATTAFSRENSVEDTTIGWRFVNRLMKSQYGVDSMPETAENVAEVFGINRADQDAFALHSQQKASVAMANGRLAREIVPVEIPQRKGEPKIVVQDEHPRASTTLEALAQLKTFVKADGTVTAGNSSGVNDGAAALILATSDVAKKFGLTPVARVLGGATAGVAPRIMGFGPAPASKKLMARLGLKQEDFSVIELNEAFASQGLATLRHLGIADDDARVNPNGGAIALGHPLGMSGARITGSAMLDLKPGEKSLSTMCIGVGQGIAIALEAV